One Solanum lycopersicum chromosome 2, SLM_r2.1 genomic region harbors:
- the LOC101262369 gene encoding altered inheritance of mitochondria protein 32 produces MPLNHSLSSSITFCLHFSPKPFTRFSARALVNAMAGTPENFSTDATADAANADEDVKFGFQRSEMYQSKLAGTTTSYDRHLFLCYKSHETWPARLEASDSDLLPKSLSAALKARKDDIKIKTLLTICEVRDDMEVSEGDILIFPEMIKYRDLKESDVDAFVDDVLVNGNTWSSGLQESLSGSYVFVCAHNLRDRRCGVCGPILIEEFSKLIESKSLKDKVRVTACSHIGGHKYAGNVIIFSSGKDGNIVGHWYGYVTPSDVPALLDEHIGEGKVIERLWRGQMGQYEKVTDKVDEQKVPEVTNEEKKSLENGKSQESSVTSFSCCQGAAGVSCCRDASAEQKENKKGQGTVSNWFGKWEQREILAAVGVVGAVAVVAVAYGFYKKSR; encoded by the exons ATGCCTTTAAATCATTCTCTCTCCTCTTCAATCACATTTTGCTTGCACTTCTCTCCAAAACCTTTCACTCGCTTTTCTGCACGAGCCCTAGTTAACGCCATGGCCGGAACACCGGAGAACTTCTCCACCGACGCTACTGCCGACGCTGCCAACGCCGACGAGGACGTCAAGTTTGGGTTTCAGCGTTCGGAGATGTACCAGAGTAAACTTGCAGGTACTACGACCTCCTATGATCGTCATCTGTTCCTCTGTTACAAGTCTCACGAGACTTGGCCTGCTCGCCTTGAAGCTTCTGACTCCGATCTGCTTCCAAAGTCACTCTCTGCTGCTCTTAAAGCTCGCaaggatgacatcaaaatcaag ACTCTTTTGACAATATGCGAAGTACGTGATGACATGGAAGTATCAGAAGGAGATATTCTGATTTTTCCTGAAATGATCAAATACAG GGATTTGAAGGAGTCAGATGTGGATGCATTTGTTGATGATGTGCTTGTCAATGGCAATACTTGGAGCTCTGGATTGCAGGAGTCGCTGAGTGGTTCTTATGTGTTTGTCTGTGCCCACAATCTTCGTGATCGAAGATGTGGTGTTTGTGGACCTATTCTAATTGAGGAATTTAGCAAGCTCATTGAGTCCAAGAGCTTGAAAGACAAAGTTCGTGTGACAGCTTGTTCTCATATTGGTGGCCACAAGTATGCTGGTAATGTTATAATCTTCAGCTCAGGAAAGGACGGGAATATTGTTGGCCACTG GTATGGCTATGTTACGCCAAGTGATGTACCTGCTTTGCTTGATGAGCATATTGGAGAGGGAAAAGTCATTGAACGACTTTGGAG GGGCCAAATGGGACAATATGAGAAGGTAACTGATAAAGTGGATGAACAGAAGGTTCCTGAAGTAACCAATGAAGAAAAGAAGTCTCTTGAAAATGGAAAAAGCCAGGAGAGTAGTGTAACTAGTTTCAGCTGTTGCCAAGGTGCTGCGGGAGTTTCTTGTTGTAGAGATGCAAGTGCTGAGCAGAAAGAGAACAAGAAAGGGCAGGGAACAGTTTCAAACTGGTTCGGCAAATGGGAGCAGCGTGAAATACTCGCAGCTGTAGGTGTGGTTGGAGCAGTGGCTGTTGTCGCTGTGGCTTATGGCTTTTACAAGAAGTCACGGTGA
- the LOC101262877 gene encoding serine/threonine-protein kinase D6PK, which yields MESLVDGISSLPNVHNSFAAVECNTSLASKISHPPLMKQSENKEASISYPIAMDLGSTVAHTQTGSVTGSKHFKANEDTVNQSAEGCSGEQVLALETESSIKDLHHVSKNGTSNDDLNATAKDSGITYCPSPQNSFYSATQYTEAKQSFSNTEVSECASSTVDKSGESGDVSNSCDLVESRKTSFYRGSTGSDVSDESSSSSFNSTVYKPHKANDTRWDAIQVIRAREGTLGFNHFRLLKRLGCGDIGSVFLAELIGTRCFFAMKVMDKAALESRKKLVRAQTEREILQSLDHPFLPTLYSHFETDKFSCLVMEFCPGGDLHALRQKQPGKFFPEHAARFYVAEVLLALEYLHMLGIIYRDLKPENVLVREDGHIMLSDFDLSLRCAVSPTLVRSSNSSLECKSSSYCVQPACIEPSCVVQPACIQPSCFTPRFLSKNKKEKKSKQKTETYNQVNRPLPELLAEPTSARSMSFVGTHEYLAPEIIKGEGHGSAVDWWTFGIFLYELLFGQTPFKGAGNRATLFNVVGQPLKFPETPSVSFAARDLIRGLLVKEPQHRLAYRRGATEIKQHPFFQNVNWALIRCTSPPDVPKPSSMTYDMPRTPPAGKAPGLDVKPSGNYFEIDFF from the exons ATGGAGTCTCTTGTTGATGGAATCAGTTCCTTGCCGAACGTTCACAATTCATTCGCTGCGGTTGAGTGCAATACATCTTTGGCCTCCAAGATAAGTCATCCTCCTTTGATGAAACAATCCGAAAACAAAGAGGCATCTATCTCATATCCAATAGCGATGGACCTTGGTTCCACCGTAGCTCATACTCAAACTGGATCAGTGACTGGTTCAAAGCATTTTAAAGCAAATGAAGATACTGTAAATCAATCAGCAGAAGGTTGTTCAGGAGAACAGGTTTTGGCTTTGGAAACTGAATCATCTATCAAGGATTTACATCATGTTTCGAAAAATGGTACTTCAAACGATGATTTGAATGCGACTGCCAAAGACTCAGGAATCACCTACTGTCCTAGTCCTCAAAACAGTTTTTATTCTGCTACACAGTACACAGAAGCCAAACAAAGTTTTTCCAACACAGAAGTCAGTGAATGCGCTAGCAGCACTGTGGACAAGTCTGGTGAAAGTGGTGATGTTAGCAACTCTTGTGATCTTGTTGAGAGCAGAAAAACAAGCTTCTACAGAGGCAGCACAGGTAGTGACGTTAGTGATGAAAGCAGCTCTAGTAGTTTCAATAGCACAGTATATAAACCACATAAGGCAAATGATACAAGGTGGGATGCAATACAAGTTATTAGAGCCCGTGAGGGAACATTGGGTTTTAACCACTTTAGACTGTTGAAGAGATTGGGATGTGGTGATATAGGAAGTGTTTTTCTAGCAGAGTTGATTGGCACAAGATGTTTCTTTGCCATGAAAGTGATGGACAAGGCAGCTCTAGAAAGTCGCAAGAAACTCGTGAGAGCTCAAACGGAAAGAGAGATACTGCAGTCTCTGGATCATCCCTTTCTACCAACACTGTATTCGCACTTTGAAACAGATAAATTTTCGTGCTTGGTGATGGAATTCTGCCCTGGTGGAGATTTGCATGCACTTAGGCAAAAGCAGCCAGGAAAATTCTTCCCGGAGCATGCTGCCAG GTTTTACGTGGCTGAAGTCCTTCTTGCTCTAGAGTACTTGCACATGCTTGGAATCATTTACAGAGACCTTAAACCAGAGAATGTTTTGGTTCGAGAAGATGGCCATATAATGCTTTCTGATTTTGACCTCTCCTTGAGGTGTGCCGTGAGCCCAACTCTAGTTAGATCTTCAAATTCAAGCTTAGAGTGCAAGAGCTCATCATACTGTGTCCAGCCTGCTTGTATTGAGCCATCTTGTGTCGTACAGCCTGCATGTATACAACCTTCATGTTTTACACCACGTTTTCTAAGcaagaacaagaaagaaaagaagtcCAAACAAAAGACAGAAACATATAACCAAGTGAACCGGCCTCTTCCAGAACTCCTTGCTGAACCAACGAGTGCTCGATCAATGTCTTTTGTGGGAACACATGAGTACCTAGCTCCAGAAATTATAAAGGGTGAAGGACACGGCAGTGCTGTAGATTGGTGGACATTTGGGATCTTTCTCTATGAACTCTTGTTTGGACAAACTCCTTTCAAAGGTGCAGGCAACAGGGCAACATTGTTTAACGTTGTTGGACAGCCCTTGAAATTTCCTGAAACACCTAGTGTTAGTTTTGCAGCAAGGGACTTGATAAGAGGCCTACTTGTGAAGGAGCCACAACATCGCCTTGCATATAGGCGAGGGGCTACTGAAATAAAACAACATCCTTTCTTCCAGAATGTGAACTGGGCACTTATAAGATGTACCAGTCCTCCAGATGTACCAAAGCCGTCCTCCATGACATATGATATGCCCCGAACACCACCAGCAGGAAAGGCCCCCGGACTTGATGTGAAGCCTTCAGGtaattattttgagattgaTTTCTTCTGA
- the LOC101266187 gene encoding putative pentatricopeptide repeat-containing protein At3g01580: MRSPEHVLKVVGVCRTTNFLTQLHSLTIRTYDTHLAAKITDLYFELLPAQTARKLFDEIPHPNIYTCNRILQRFCGKNRYEEVLSLFSSMFSFEKVDHFTLLFALKACSALKATNFGKIIHGLGKKYGKIHSNMFLGSGLIDMYSRCGDMDDAFRAFEEYLKPDIVLWTTLVTGYEKNFKPDKALAVFTGMVMAHCISPDPITLVTVVSACTQLLNLKAGKSVHAHVFRMGYESSLSLSNALLNLYAKSGSMFYAGNWFRVMEEKDVISWSCMISCCAHNDATDRATSLFDEMIYKGIEPNVACVISALQACEACCNLDKGREIHKLALQKGFELDILVSTTLIDMYMGCCSPQEAIFLFDRMPSKDPVSWFALLCGCVQNGMANKSMQIFCDMMASDIQPDATVIIKLLGACSDLGVLQLTSCLHSYVIRGGFISNSFIGSSVIDCYAKCGSLEEAINVFESLTDKDVVIWSSMFAGYGIHGQARESIKLFHRMVADTTVCPNKVTFLSILAACSHAGFVEEGIEFFNMMLNEYELMPESKHYAIIVDLLGRIGELDKAMCLINQMQSRVGAHVWGALLGACRIHQNAEIGEVAARNLLQLDPDHAGYYILLSNVYAVDGKWDDAAELRGPIKERELKKITGQSVVRL, from the coding sequence ATGAGATCACCGGAACATGTTTTGAAGGTCGTCGGAGTATGTAGAACAACCAATTTTCTCACTCAATTGCATTCTTTAACTATCAGAACTTACGACACTCACTTGGCTGCAAAAATAACAGACTTATATTTCGAGTTGTTGCCAGCTCAAACTGCGCGTAAGCTGTTTGATGAAATTCCTCACCCAAATATATACACCTGTAATCGCATTCTGCAACGCTTCTGTGGAAAGAACCGATATGAGGAAGTATTATCTCTGTTTTCGTCCATGTTTTCATTCGAAAAGGTTGATCATTTTACTCTACTCTTTGCATTGAAGGCGTGTTCTGCATTAAAAGCtacaaattttggcaaaataatTCATGGGTTGGGGAAGAAATAtggtaaaattcattcaaacaTGTTTCTTGGATCAGGCCTCATTGACATGTACTCGAGATGTGGAGATATGGACGATGCTTTTCGCGCCTTTGAGGAATATTTAAAACCGGATATTGTTTTATGGACTACTCTGGTTACTGGATATGAGAAGAACTTTAAGCCTGATAAAGCACTAGCTGTTTTTACTGGAATGGTGATGGCGCATTGCATTAGTCCAGACCCAATAACTCTTGTCACTGTTGTCTCTGCTTGTACTCAGTTGTTGAATTTAAAAGCTGGAAAAAGTGTTCATGCACACGTGTTTCGAATGGGTTATGAAAGTTCCCTTTCTTTATCAAACGCTCTGCTGAACTTATATGCGAAATCTGGGTCCATGTTTTATGCAGGAAATTGGTTTAGGGTGATGGAGGAGAAAGATGTTATCTCATGGAGTTGTATGATCTCATGTTGTGCTCATAATGATGCTACTGATAGAGCTACAAGTCTTTTTGATGAGATGATATATAAAGGAATTGAACCCAACGTCGCATGTGTTATCAGTGCTTTGCAAGCATGTGAAGCTTGTTGTAACTTAGACAAAGGCAGGGAAATACATAAATTAGCTTTGCAGAAAGGTTTTGAACTTGATATATTGGTCTCCACCACTTTGATTGATATGTACATGGGCTGTTGTTCACCTCAGGAAGCGATTTTCTTATTTGACAGGATGCCCAGCAAAGATCCTGTTTCTTGGTTTGCTCTGTTATGTGGTTGTGTTCAAAATGGAATGGCCAACAAGTCTATGCAAATATTTTGTGATATGATGGCCAGCGATATCCAACCTGATGCTACTGTGATTATTAAACTTCTTGGAGCTTGTTCTGATTTGGGGGTTCTTCAATTGACTTCTTGTCTTCATAGTTATGTAATTAGAGGTGGGTTCATCAGCAATTCGTTCATCGGATCTTCAGTTATTGATTGTTATGCAAAATGTGGTAGCTTGGAGGAGGCTATCAATGTTTTTGAGAGTTTAACAGATAAAGATGTTGTTATCTGGAGCTCCATGTTTGCTGGCTACGGAATTCATGGGCAAGCTAGGGAATCAATTAAGTTATTTCATCGTATGGTTGCAGATACCACGGTGTGTCCTAACAAAGTTACCTTCCTTTCAATATTAGCAGCTTGTAGTCATGCAGGTTTTGTTGAGGAAGGAATTGAATTCTTCAATATGATGTTAAATGAATACGAACTGATGCCAGAATCAAAGCATTATGCAATCATTGTTGACCTGCTTGGACGAATCGGAGAGCTGGACAAGGCTATGTGCCTCATTAACCAAATGCAGTCACGGGTTGGAGCACACGTATGGGGGGCCTTGCTTGGTGCTTGCAGAATTCATCAGAATGCAGAAATTGGAGAAGTCGCTGCCAGGAATCTTCTCCAGTTAGATCCAGATCATGCTGGATATTACATCCTGTTATCAAATGTGTATGCTGTTGATGGGAAGTGGGATGATGCAGCTGAACTTAGAGGTCCAATTAAAGAGAGAGAATTGAAAAAGATAACTGGCCAAAGTGTTGTTAGACTTTAG
- the LOC101263174 gene encoding uncharacterized protein: MALVSNTNSFLKSQRHQVYCRKKEKDKSQNPQPYKVIEISPPPKNLGIRCLPSNLQCGESVTIEGRAYTISAVTHRYQLRKGKYEPSEKRLDVLSTGRYILNLYLENLLEQS; this comes from the exons ATGGCTCTGGTTTCTAACACTAACTCATTCTTAAAG TCACAGAGGCACCAAGTTTACTGCAGAAAGAAGGAGAAAGATAAGAGTCAAAATCCCCAACCCTATAAAGTCATTGAAATTTCACCCCCTCCCAAGAACCTTGGCATACGTTGCCTCCCCTCG AACTTGCAGTGTGGAGAAAGTGTAACCATCGAAGGCCGAGCTTACACCATTTCAGCTGTAACTCATCGTTATCAGCTTCGTAAAGGGAAATACGAGCCTAGTGAGAAGAGGCTTGATGTGTTGTCTACTGGAAGATACATCTTAAATTTGTACTTAGAAAATTTGCTAGAACAATCTTGA
- the LOC101262065 gene encoding ribosomal RNA-processing protein 8 yields MKEAKRSRKRKRGKVHKKSSTPAGNDPSKVSGVNQSMVSNTAISKTKKPSSFLDKMKARLSGGHFRMLNEKLYTCSGDEALNYFKENPELFNVYHAGYQEQMLHWPEKPVNIITKWLKDHSPSLIVADFGCGDARLARSVKNKVWSLDLVAHDPSVIACDMSNTPLESSSVDVAIFCLSLMGTDYPSFLQEARRVLKPRGWLLIAEVKSRLDPTTGGADPSNFLKAICDLGFTIESKDFSNKMFVLFYLKKKEKQNSVDKEINWPELKACIYKRR; encoded by the exons atgaaagaaGCAAAGCGTAGTCGTAAACGGAAGAGAGGAAAGGTTCATAAGAAATCTTCCACTCCGGCCGGAAACGATCCTTCTAAGGTCTCCGGCGTGAATCAGTCTATGGTTTCGAATACGGCGATCTCAAAGACTAAGAAACCTTCGTCTTTTCTCGATAAG ATGAAGGCGAGATTATCAGGAGGACACTTCCGTATGCTTAATGAAAAACTCTACACTTGCTC AGGAGATGAGGCGCTTAATTATTTCAAGGAAAATCCGGAACTTTTTAATGTG TATCATGCAGGGTATCAGGAGCAAATGTTACATTGGCCAGAAAAACCtgttaatataatcacaaaatGGCTAAAGGATCATAGCCCTTCATTAATTGTTGCAGACTTTGGCTGCG GAGATGCTCGGCTGGCAAGAAGTGTGAAGAACAAAGTGTGGTCTTTGGATCTTGTCGCACATGATCCTTCAGTAATTGCTTGTGACATGTCAAAT ACCCCTCTAGAGTCCTCGTCAGTTGATGTGGCCATCTTTTGCCTTTCATTGATGGGAACCGATTATCCAAGCTTTCTTCAGGAAGCGCGCAGAGTTCTTAAACCCAG GGGGTGGCTTTTGATAGCAGAAGTTAAAAGCAGGCTTGATCCAACTACAGGGGGTGCAGACCCAAGCAATTTTTTGAAAGCTATTTGTGATCTTGGGTTTACTATTGAGTCAAAG GATTTCTCTAACAAAATGTTTGTGTTGTTCTACTTAAAGAAAAAG GAAAAACAGAATTCAGTAGACAAAGAGATTAATTGGCCTGAGCTCAAGGCATGTATTTATAAACGGCGCTGA
- the LOC101265891 gene encoding uncharacterized protein, with amino-acid sequence MYSTARRTTLVDYNQRHSPSTISKSSLQLIHLRRIVSISLFAKNNHLPNRCRRMRTISGRHLSSHSSDSSSDYENPLSCDSTHIDSVLRPGNLLSKSVTWIGVATITSKVLGLLREIVIASAFGIGPVVTAFRYASVLPGFAASVLGGVNGPIHITMTTTLSKLPEDRQKKLFKYANTIMILVGGLLAALVLIYSESVIHIYAPGLWTSAEGLTTSRIAIQQLKIMTPCVIFAGPVGLGFGYMSAKGENVFPAISPTLSSLLLIASCLFYSYSRQSDTFCSGGILLSCGASLGVVIQWIIQVLLLRGTWHEVISESWTDELKSEDIYDLFSILVPAIFNSGLAQIASFTDLCFASHFAGAAAGLSYAFLLVMAPLGLLSSIVILPLLPIFSGLIKTESWPTLVEKINRGVLLCVVVLLPIISVMSSLTGPIIRVLFERYAFDSSASALVSSIFLFYSLGSPFLIVRELVVAVFYAFGDGLRPFLVSIGAIALNAILDWFFVHRLHIGVQGLALSTSLTAALSLITLIQLLRRKVEGLFPLHELISLGLLLCFCCVISSFITSFSYENISKVFLSEYITRLPRIQEVYCIVSAAALGIIGFFAPLVLVLYFSRYKLEHNNNLK; translated from the exons ATGTATTCAACCGCCCGCCGTACTACCCTAGTTGACTATAATCAACGTCATTCGCCGTCGACGATCTCCAAATCGTCGTTGCAACTAATTCACTTGCGTAGAATTGTTTCTATTTCTCTTTTCGCTAAAAATAATCACCTTCCCAATAGATGCCGGCGAATGCGTACCATATCCGGCAGACATTTATCTTCTCATTCATCGGATTCTTCAAGCGACTATGAAAACCCGTTAAGTTGTGATTCAACTCACATTGACTCTGTACTGCGGCCAG GTAATCTGCTGTCCAAAAGTGTTACATGGATTGGTGTTGCCACTATTACTAGCAAAGTTCTG GGGTTATTGAGGGAAATTGTTATAGCTTCAGCTTTTGGCATTGGTCCTGTAGTAACTGCCTTCAG GTATGCTTCGGTGCTGCCTGGTTTTGCTGCATCAGTTCTTGGTG GTGTTAATGGCCCTATTCACATCACAATGACAACTACATTAAG TAAGCTTCCAGAGGATCGTCAGAAGAAGCTGTTTAAGTATGCAAATACCATCATGATCCTC GTAGGAGGTTTGTTGGCTGCCCTAGTGCTCATATATTCTGAGTCTGTTATTCATATATATGCACCAGG TCTGTGGACCTCAGCTGAAGGCCTGACTACAAGCCGAATAGCTATCCAACAG TTGAAAATAATGACTCCTTGCGTAATTTTTGCTGGCCCTGTTGGGCTTGGATTTGGTTATATGAG TGCAAAAGGAGAAAATGTCTTTCCGGCAATTAGCCCCACCTTGTCTAGCTTGCTCCTGATTGCCAGT TGCCTCTTCTACTCCTATAGCAGACAGTCGGATACCTTTTGTTCTG GTGGTATTCTTTTATCTTGCGGAGCTTCACTTGGTGTAGTCATTCAATGGATTATCCAG GTTCTATTGCTAAGAGGAACATGGCATGAAGTTATTTCAGAATCATGGACTGACGAATTGAAGAGCGAGGATATTTATGAC cTTTTCTCGATTCTGGTACCAGCAATATTCAATTCAGGCTTGGCACAAATAGCATCATTTACTGACCTCTGTTTCGCATCTCATTTTGCTGGTGCAGCTGCAGGTCTTTCAT ATGCTTTTCTTTTGGTCATGGCACCTTTGGGTTTGCTCTCAAGCATTGTTATACTGCCTCTTTTGCCCATATTTTCGGGACTGATAAAG ACAGAGTCATGGCCAACCCTAGTAGAGAAGATAAACAGAGGGGTCCTGCTTTGCGTG GTGGTTCTCTTGCCGATTATTTCTGTCATGAGTAGCTTAACTGGTCCTATCATCCGTGTCTTGTTTGAGCGATATGCATTTGATTCTTCGGCAAGTGCTTTAGTTTCTTCTATTTTCCTTTTCT ATTCTCTTGGATCACCATTCTTGATTGTCAGAGAATTGGTAGTTGCAGTGTTTTATGCCTTTGGAGATGGGCTGAGGCCTTTCCTGGTTAGTATTGGAGCCATTGCGCTAAATGCTATCTTAGATTGGTTCTTTGTTCACCGATTACACATTGGAGTGCAAGGATTG GCACTTTCAACATCACTCACAGCTGCCTTGTCTCTCATTACTCTGATCCAACTTCTTCGAAGGAAGGTTGAAG GGCTTTTCCCCCTTCATGAATTGATAAGTCTTGGTTTGCTTCTATGCTTCTGTTGTGTCATCTCAAGCTTTATTACGTCCTTCAGTTATGAAAATATTTCCAAAGTTTTCCTCTCCGAGTATATCACAAG GTTACCTAGGATCCAAGAAGTCTACTGCATCGTATCAGCTGCTGCTCTTGGAATTATTGGCTTCTTTGCTCCTCTTGTGttagtattatatttttctagatATAAGTTGGAGCATAATAATAACTTGAAATGA